The Streptomyces sp. HSG2 genome has a segment encoding these proteins:
- a CDS encoding PLP-dependent cysteine synthase family protein translates to MTTPASIRAARATLDVDRSDPDYRAWLKDAVRKVQADSNRSADTHLLLFPLPEHWGIDLYLKDESTHPTGSLKHRLARSLFLYGLCNGWIRPDRPVIEASSGSTAVSEAYFANLIGVPFIAVMPRGTSAEKIRLIEFHGGRCHFVDDSRRLYEESARLAAETGGHYMDQFTYAERATDWRGNNNIAESIFRQLRLERFPEPAWIVATAGTGGTSATLARYVHYMQYDTRVCVADPDNSCFFEGWTTGDQDVVCESGSRIEGIGRPRMEPSFVPGAIDRMMKVPDAASVASVRALERAIGRKAGGSTGTGLWSALKIVAEMVAAGERGSVVTLLCDPGERYLDKYYSDTWLDERGLDIAPYTRAIESLLRSGVWSD, encoded by the coding sequence GTGACCACACCAGCATCGATCCGAGCCGCCCGTGCCACCCTCGACGTGGACCGCAGCGACCCGGACTACCGAGCGTGGCTGAAAGACGCCGTACGCAAGGTGCAGGCCGACAGCAACCGTTCGGCCGACACCCACCTCCTGCTCTTCCCGCTCCCCGAGCACTGGGGGATCGACCTGTACCTCAAGGACGAGTCGACCCATCCGACCGGCAGCCTCAAGCACCGACTCGCCCGCTCGCTCTTCCTCTACGGCCTGTGCAATGGCTGGATCCGTCCGGACCGCCCGGTGATCGAGGCCTCCAGCGGTTCGACGGCCGTCTCCGAGGCCTACTTCGCCAACCTGATCGGCGTGCCGTTCATCGCGGTCATGCCGCGTGGCACGAGCGCCGAGAAGATCCGCCTGATCGAGTTCCACGGTGGCCGGTGTCACTTCGTGGACGACTCCCGCCGGTTGTACGAGGAATCCGCCCGTCTGGCGGCCGAGACGGGCGGCCACTACATGGACCAGTTCACCTACGCCGAGCGGGCCACGGACTGGCGCGGCAACAACAACATCGCCGAGTCCATCTTCCGACAGTTGCGGCTGGAGCGGTTCCCCGAGCCGGCCTGGATCGTGGCGACCGCAGGCACCGGCGGCACCTCCGCGACCCTCGCCCGCTACGTGCACTACATGCAGTACGACACGCGTGTCTGCGTCGCGGACCCGGACAACTCCTGCTTCTTCGAGGGTTGGACCACCGGTGACCAGGACGTGGTCTGCGAGAGCGGCTCCCGCATCGAGGGCATCGGTCGTCCCCGCATGGAGCCCAGTTTCGTCCCCGGTGCCATCGACCGGATGATGAAGGTGCCGGACGCCGCGAGTGTCGCCTCCGTACGGGCTCTGGAACGAGCGATAGGCCGCAAGGCGGGCGGCTCCACCGGCACCGGGTTGTGGAGCGCTCTCAAGATAGTCGCCGAGATGGTGGCGGCGGGGGAGCGCGGCAGCGTGGTCACCCTGTTGTGCGACCCGGGGGAGCGCTATCTCGACAAGTACTACTCGGACACGTGGCTGGACGAGCGGGGTCTGGACATCGCTCCGTACACGAGGGCGATCGAAAGCCTGCTGCGCTCGGGCGTCTGGTCCGACTGA
- a CDS encoding ATP-binding protein gives MISHPSRHCTVELQALPSRIGQVRRIVSAQLRYWHLDSLIDRAALGVTELLTNVHLHAHPDKTCTVAMELLLDRVTVSVHDRDPRLPVPGEADPLATHGRGLALVASLSESWGATPEGDGGKVVWFALPRPEDAAAVATRPARHLVESVSAEASTDGAVIEVCPPPGAPAPSAVPG, from the coding sequence GTGATCAGTCATCCGAGCAGGCACTGCACGGTGGAGCTCCAGGCCCTGCCGTCGCGGATCGGCCAGGTCCGCAGAATCGTCTCCGCGCAGTTGCGCTACTGGCATCTGGATTCCCTGATCGACCGGGCGGCGCTGGGTGTGACGGAGTTGCTCACCAACGTCCACCTCCACGCCCACCCCGACAAGACGTGCACGGTGGCGATGGAGCTGCTGCTCGACCGGGTCACCGTCTCGGTACACGACCGCGACCCGCGGTTGCCGGTGCCGGGCGAGGCCGACCCGCTGGCCACCCACGGCCGGGGCCTCGCCCTGGTCGCCTCGCTGAGCGAGAGTTGGGGGGCGACCCCGGAGGGAGACGGCGGGAAGGTCGTCTGGTTCGCGCTGCCGCGCCCCGAGGACGCCGCCGCCGTCGCCACGCGACCGGCACGGCACCTGGTCGAGAGCGTGAGCGCGGAGGCGTCGACCGATGGCGCGGTGATCGAGGTCTGTCCGCCTCCCGGCGCCCCCGCGCCGTCCGCCGTGCCGGGCTGA
- a CDS encoding MFS transporter, whose protein sequence is MLGRPSLRYGRGFGLLWASVVVSGLGSGMRYVALPLLAAELTSDPRKVSLVFLAGQLPWPLVMVTAGVVADRFDRRRLMYSVNLARAAVAGLLAVAIAMGDGTLLLLMAAAAVLDLGQRFYLGAWAGTVPVIVPPAARDRGNAALQGGSVAATLTVGNPVGAVLFDIDQALPFAFDAASFLISALLVALLRGRFRQRSEPGPGARTTLYRQAAAGFGMLWHHPLLRRIVVLAALCNFVGAAQIAIGVLFARDDLGLSSTGFGVLVAAFGVGSLLGSLLEGRLVGFLGRGGVLYGAMVAGGIAALGIGLAGSAVQAWVFIAVYGLAMTLWTATVNTVRQACVPGDYMGRVTMTHKTLVRAAATLGAGVGGLVAHALGQRGVFLISSALLFAGVLAGGRGLLRREEGV, encoded by the coding sequence GTGCTCGGGCGACCGTCTCTTCGGTACGGACGTGGCTTCGGCCTGCTCTGGGCGTCCGTGGTCGTCTCCGGGTTGGGGAGCGGGATGCGCTACGTCGCCCTTCCGCTGCTCGCCGCGGAGTTGACCTCCGACCCGCGCAAGGTCTCCCTGGTGTTCCTCGCCGGACAACTGCCGTGGCCGCTTGTCATGGTGACCGCCGGAGTGGTGGCCGACCGCTTCGATCGGCGCCGCCTGATGTACTCCGTGAACCTGGCGCGGGCCGCGGTGGCCGGTCTGCTGGCCGTCGCCATCGCGATGGGGGACGGAACCCTGCTGCTTCTCATGGCGGCGGCCGCCGTACTCGATCTCGGCCAACGCTTCTACCTCGGGGCCTGGGCGGGAACCGTTCCCGTGATCGTGCCGCCGGCCGCGCGGGACCGGGGCAACGCCGCGCTCCAGGGTGGCTCGGTGGCGGCGACGCTGACGGTGGGAAACCCGGTGGGCGCGGTTCTGTTCGACATCGACCAGGCGTTGCCGTTCGCGTTCGACGCCGCGTCGTTCCTGATCTCGGCCCTCCTGGTGGCTCTGCTGCGTGGGCGGTTCCGGCAGCGCTCGGAGCCCGGTCCCGGCGCCCGGACCACGCTCTACCGGCAGGCCGCCGCCGGATTCGGCATGTTGTGGCATCACCCGCTGCTGCGCCGCATCGTGGTGCTCGCCGCGCTCTGCAACTTCGTCGGCGCCGCTCAGATCGCCATCGGTGTGCTGTTCGCCCGGGACGACCTCGGGCTGAGCAGCACGGGGTTCGGGGTGCTGGTGGCCGCCTTCGGGGTGGGCAGCCTGCTCGGCTCCCTGCTGGAGGGTCGGCTGGTCGGTTTCCTGGGCAGGGGAGGGGTGTTGTACGGGGCCATGGTCGCCGGTGGCATCGCCGCCCTGGGGATCGGACTCGCCGGTTCCGCGGTGCAGGCCTGGGTGTTCATCGCCGTCTACGGCCTCGCGATGACCCTCTGGACGGCCACGGTCAACACGGTGCGTCAGGCGTGCGTGCCCGGCGATTACATGGGGCGCGTCACCATGACGCACAAGACCCTGGTGCGCGCCGCGGCGACCCTGGGAGCCGGCGTGGGCGGACTCGTCGCCCACGCCCTCGGACAGCGTGGGGTCTTCCTCATCTCCTCCGCCCTGTTGTTCGCGGGGGTGCTGGCGGGCGGCAGGGGCCTGCTGCGCCGGGAGGAGGGGGTGTGA